TCTGTAATATAAACCTTTCGCTGATGCAATTGGTTGCCATAActcattaaataaaatacaagCTGTATAAACAAATATTGAATTCACACAATCGCATTTTCACTTAGCAAACGCATCGCATTAAAGGACGGATTACCACTAAATTAGTAGATAACACGTTTCACGAAATAGGTATATTGAAAGAGCATCAAAAGTTTGGATTCctctttttctacttcttttaTTTATCAACGATCTATTTGatgttaattattatttgttgGTAGAAATATTGGTAGTTTCATAGTAAAATTAATCTGATAtcataataaacaaacaaaggAGACAAATCACAATGGTGTGGTTTACACAGAGAAGCACAAATAAAGATGTTTGTTTGGTTGGGCGTGATTAAAGCGACTCTCTGACTCGATGGACCAGCTTGCGCTCGAAGTCTTCTTCGTTTAATTTTCTTATGTACACTACCTTTTGTGCTTTTCCTAACTAAAGTATGTTTTATCttgataatatttagttaatagttacacccaattttttttttgttaatagggACTTTTACTAAACACATATGACACATCACCCTGATCTTTCAACCAGTTGTTATGATATACTTCAGAAAATGTCTCAGTTAACTACATTATATTTGCAAAACAAGCTCTCTTTTTTGAAATTCATATATACTACTTAGTTATCCGTTAGAGAACAGAAATATTCCAATCTTAAAAAGTAACAGTGAGTTCAACGTACAATAAAGCGTAATTGGTCAACTGATTCATTCAGTAGCTTTCAACAACATCAACCGTTTTGAATCACTATTTTAATTGTGACTCAAAAAGAATTGATAATGAATAACGTGTGCATGCTTTAATTGGATCCACGTTCTTGGataacaaacataaaaaataatcgGAGAGATCATGATCATGTGAAACTCAAAGGAACTTACAAGAGTCGTAACTTCATGTCTTCATCTACACGCAAGAGAGGATTGGTGATCCCGACGAGACCTAGCCAATCCCATACAAAGGAATATAAAACGGTCTCAAGCTACAGATTTTTAGTGGGCTTTATTAAAAGAATGGCCCGAGAATTCAACATCTTTAGTTCTTTATGGGCTTTATAATAAGATGGGCCGACTATTCAAGTTGTATACACATCCTATATAACAAGACGGGCCCCGCTCTATGTGTTTTTTTGTTCCGAGTTCCGACATAACTGCCCTCTGTTGTCCGAATTCCTCCCACGAGTTGTAAAGAGAAAATATCCAAACGATATAGAGATTTTTACCGTTCTGCGGTTCGCCGGTGAGTCGCAATTTCTCGAATTTCGTATCGAAGTTTGCGTCTTTGATCTTAATCCGAAGAAAATAGATTCTTACTTGTTAATCAAAGACGGTAAGTGATATAGCTATTTCACTATTTCACTTACAGGTTTTGATTCCGACATGTATTGATTATCGGGTTTTAATATCCTTGAAGTGTTTGCTTTGTCCATGGATTGTCTTGTTCCtgattattttgaaatattctgTTGATTTATGTTAAGAACAGATAGTTAAAGAGACTTCAATGGCGAGCCAAGGAATGGTGTCTCTCACTAAGTCTCTATGCATTATGACTCCAAAAGTCCGCCTCAAGAACACAAAGACGACAAAGAACCTAATCACACGGTCTTGTAATCTCCGTGTCTTATGTTCAAAGCTGTCTCAATGGGAACAAGCACCTTTTATTCATGATTCTACAGAAGAAGCTGGTGGTGGTATAGTATTGGAGAAAACCAAGAACGTGTTCGAGTCTATCGTATCCGAGACTGAAGCGGAGGAGCAGAAAATTCAGGTTTTTAAATGGCCAATATGGCTTTTAGGTCCATCTGTTCTACTCACAAGTGGTATGGCACCTACTCTATGGCTTCCATTGTCATCGGTTTACGTCGGTTCAAAAGTGGTTAGCGTGCTTTCATTAATCGGTTTAGATTGCATTTTCAACCTCGGAGCAACCCTTTTCTTGCTAATGGCTGATTCTGGCGCACGTCCTAAAGATCCATCACAACCCTGCAAGAGCCAACCACCGTTTAGCTACAAATTTTGGAACGTTTTTGCGCTCGTAACCGGGTTTCTCATACCGACGCTACTTCTGCTCGGATCCCAAACCGGTTTACTCGCTTCTCTCCAACCGGAGCTTCCTTTCTTGTCTGTGGCTGTTCTCCTCTTCCCTTACTTCATCCTCCTCGCGGTTCAGACATTAACAGAGATCCTCACGTGGAGCTGGCAATCACCGGTTTGGCTAGTGACACCGGTTGTCTACGAGGCTTACAGAGTTTTGCAACTTATGAGAGGGTTGAAACTAAGCGCAGAGGTTAACGCACCGGTTTGGGTGGTTCATATGATTCGTGGGCTAGTCTCTTGGTGGGTGTTGATCTTGGGGATGCAACTCATGAGAGTTGCTTGGTTTGCTGGTTTTGCATctagaacaacaacaacaa
The nucleotide sequence above comes from Brassica napus cultivar Da-Ae chromosome A9, Da-Ae, whole genome shotgun sequence. Encoded proteins:
- the LOC106411839 gene encoding uncharacterized protein LOC106411839, whose translation is MASQGMVSLTKSLCIMTPKVRLKNTKTTKNLITRSCNLRVLCSKLSQWEQAPFIHDSTEEAGGGIVLEKTKNVFESIVSETEAEEQKIQVFKWPIWLLGPSVLLTSGMAPTLWLPLSSVYVGSKVVSVLSLIGLDCIFNLGATLFLLMADSGARPKDPSQPCKSQPPFSYKFWNVFALVTGFLIPTLLLLGSQTGLLASLQPELPFLSVAVLLFPYFILLAVQTLTEILTWSWQSPVWLVTPVVYEAYRVLQLMRGLKLSAEVNAPVWVVHMIRGLVSWWVLILGMQLMRVAWFAGFASRTTTTTQQPESVASE